A DNA window from Pseudomonas sp. B21-056 contains the following coding sequences:
- the argE gene encoding acetylornithine deacetylase, which yields MPLPSMKDQFAALIAAPSVSCTQPGLDQSNSAVIELLAGWLGDLGFSCDIQQVSHGKFNLLASFGSGPGGLVLAGHSDTVPFDGALWQTDPLKLTEVDGRWVGLGSCDMKGFFALAIEALKPLLDQPFKQPLLILATCDEESSMAGARALAEAGRPLGRAAVIGEPTGLRPIRLHKGVMMERIDILGRSGHSSDPSLGHSALEAMHDAMGELRGLRLQWQREFRNPQFTVPQPTLNFGCIHGGDNPNRICGQCSMEFDLRPLPGMDPQVLRAAIQQKLNPIAERHKVKIDYAPLFPEVPPFEQAEDAELVRVAERLTGHRAEAVAFGTEAPYLQRLGCETLVLGPGDIACAHQPGEHLEMSRLQPTVQLLRQLIEHYCLTPATAGY from the coding sequence ATGCCTTTGCCGTCCATGAAAGATCAGTTCGCTGCCCTGATCGCCGCGCCTTCGGTCAGCTGTACGCAGCCTGGGCTGGACCAGTCCAACAGTGCCGTGATCGAACTGCTGGCGGGTTGGCTCGGTGACCTCGGGTTCTCCTGTGATATCCAGCAGGTCAGCCACGGCAAGTTCAACCTGCTGGCGAGTTTCGGCAGCGGCCCCGGCGGTCTGGTGCTGGCCGGGCACAGCGACACGGTGCCATTCGACGGTGCTCTGTGGCAGACCGACCCGCTGAAGCTCACCGAAGTCGATGGGCGCTGGGTCGGGCTGGGCAGTTGCGACATGAAAGGCTTTTTTGCCCTGGCCATCGAAGCGCTCAAGCCGCTGCTGGACCAACCGTTCAAGCAACCATTATTGATCCTCGCCACCTGCGATGAAGAAAGCTCCATGGCCGGCGCCCGGGCCCTGGCCGAGGCCGGGCGTCCTTTGGGGCGTGCAGCCGTGATCGGTGAGCCGACCGGCCTGCGGCCGATCCGCCTGCACAAGGGCGTGATGATGGAGCGCATCGACATTCTCGGGCGCAGCGGTCATTCCTCCGACCCGAGCCTGGGCCATAGCGCTCTCGAAGCCATGCACGACGCCATGGGCGAGTTGCGCGGCCTGCGCCTGCAGTGGCAGCGTGAATTCCGTAACCCGCAGTTCACCGTGCCGCAACCGACCCTGAATTTCGGTTGCATCCATGGCGGCGACAACCCCAACCGGATCTGCGGCCAGTGCTCCATGGAATTCGACCTGCGCCCCTTGCCGGGCATGGACCCGCAGGTGCTGCGGGCGGCGATCCAGCAGAAACTCAACCCTATCGCCGAACGACATAAAGTCAAGATCGACTACGCGCCGCTGTTCCCCGAGGTCCCGCCGTTCGAGCAGGCCGAGGACGCCGAACTGGTACGCGTGGCCGAGCGACTCACCGGCCATCGTGCCGAAGCAGTGGCGTTCGGCACCGAAGCGCCTTATCTTCAGCGCCTCGGTTGCGAAACCCTGGTGCTTGGCCCCGGCGATATCGCCTGTGCCCACCAACCGGGCGAGCACCTTGAGATGTCACGTCTGCAACCTACTGTGCAATTGTTACGACAGTTGATCGAGCACTATTGCCTGACACCGGCCACCGCCGGTTACTAG
- a CDS encoding inorganic triphosphatase, whose amino-acid sequence MQKETEIKLRVSRETLAALREHPLLKKRNKGGWERRELMNQYFDTPERDLARAKVALRLRRDGEEVIQTLKTRGQSIAGLSERNEYDWHLPKAKLDLKKLDGECWPEALAELDKKTLKAIFTTDFVRERAEIAWGRGKSKVVIEAALDLGHVVVGKQKEEICELELELREGEPAALLELAAELAATLPLMPCDISKAERGYRLHDANSYALSLPAPPLTAEMPLDDAFAALSWHLLGSSQRLAEQYRFNGHWRLLQDWVENLAELRALLSSLGQAAPRQSTHDLRVALDALLEDWRPLVQAGLDDEDVRKAAPEQFLEELQDPRWGLFSLNASRWLLARSWTTERNTRGNRQGAAQLNSWLPRLLGEEASSLQLQRYQQQPEDLAEQLPRIERIQVWLHHARAVLDIPEMDRLYGELNKLAQLANEPITDEALDARKHQAIAVYQNRAWKMLLRL is encoded by the coding sequence ATGCAGAAAGAAACCGAAATCAAACTCCGCGTCAGCCGCGAGACCCTGGCAGCCTTGCGCGAGCATCCGCTGCTGAAAAAACGCAACAAAGGCGGCTGGGAACGCCGTGAGCTGATGAACCAGTATTTCGACACACCCGAGCGTGACCTGGCCCGGGCCAAGGTCGCCCTGCGCCTGCGCCGCGACGGTGAAGAGGTGATCCAGACCCTCAAGACCCGCGGCCAGAGCATCGCTGGTCTGTCCGAGCGCAACGAATACGACTGGCACCTGCCCAAGGCCAAGCTCGACCTGAAGAAACTCGACGGCGAATGCTGGCCCGAAGCCTTGGCCGAACTGGACAAGAAAACCCTCAAGGCGATCTTCACCACCGACTTCGTCCGCGAACGCGCCGAAATCGCCTGGGGACGCGGCAAAAGCAAAGTGGTCATCGAAGCCGCGCTGGACCTGGGCCATGTCGTGGTCGGCAAGCAGAAGGAAGAAATCTGCGAGCTGGAGCTGGAACTGCGCGAAGGCGAGCCCGCCGCGCTGCTGGAACTGGCCGCCGAACTGGCCGCAACCCTGCCCTTGATGCCTTGCGACATCAGCAAGGCCGAACGTGGCTACCGTTTGCACGATGCAAACAGCTACGCCCTGAGCCTGCCCGCCCCGCCATTGACCGCCGAGATGCCGCTGGACGACGCCTTCGCCGCGCTGAGCTGGCATCTGCTGGGCAGCAGCCAGCGCCTGGCCGAGCAATATCGCTTCAACGGCCACTGGCGCCTGCTACAGGACTGGGTAGAAAACCTCGCCGAACTGCGCGCCCTGCTCAGCAGCCTCGGCCAGGCCGCACCACGCCAATCGACCCACGACCTGCGCGTCGCCCTGGACGCCCTGCTGGAAGACTGGCGTCCACTGGTCCAGGCCGGCCTGGACGACGAAGATGTGCGCAAGGCGGCGCCGGAGCAGTTCCTTGAAGAGCTGCAGGACCCACGTTGGGGCCTGTTCTCTCTGAACGCTTCACGCTGGCTGCTGGCTCGCAGTTGGACGACCGAGCGCAACACCCGTGGCAATCGCCAGGGCGCAGCGCAGCTCAATAGCTGGCTGCCACGCCTGCTGGGCGAGGAAGCCTCGTCCCTGCAATTGCAACGCTACCAACAGCAGCCTGAAGACCTGGCCGAACAACTGCCACGCATCGAGCGCATCCAGGTCTGGCTGCACCACGCCCGCGCGGTGCTGGACATCCCGGAAATGGACCGCCTCTACGGCGAGCTGAACAAACTGGCGCAACTGGCCAACGAGCCCATCACCGACGAAGCCCTGGATGCGCGCAAGCATCAGGCGATTGCGGTGTACCAGAACCGGGCCTGGAAGATGTTGTTGCGTCTGTAA
- a CDS encoding Lrp/AsnC family transcriptional regulator has product MHSGLDGYDRRILALLQEDASLSSAQIAEQVGLSQSPCWRRIQRMKEEGIIRGQVTLLDRKKIGLNTQIFAEIKLNAHGRSNFTEFTEAIRGFPEVLECYVLMGSVDFLLRIVTADIEAYERFFFEKLSLVPGIQEVNSIVALSEIKSTTSLPVVR; this is encoded by the coding sequence ATGCACAGCGGGCTGGATGGCTACGACCGCAGGATACTGGCGTTGCTGCAAGAGGACGCTTCGCTGTCCAGCGCGCAGATCGCCGAACAAGTGGGCCTGTCCCAATCGCCATGCTGGCGACGGATCCAGCGGATGAAGGAGGAGGGGATCATTCGCGGGCAGGTGACGTTGCTTGACCGCAAGAAAATCGGCCTGAACACGCAGATCTTCGCCGAAATCAAACTCAACGCCCACGGTCGGTCGAACTTTACCGAATTCACCGAGGCGATTCGCGGCTTTCCCGAAGTCCTGGAGTGTTATGTGCTGATGGGATCGGTGGATTTCCTGCTGCGCATCGTCACGGCGGACATCGAGGCTTACGAGCGATTCTTCTTCGAGAAGCTGTCGCTGGTGCCGGGAATACAGGAAGTGAACTCGATCGTGGCGCTGTCGGAGATCAAGTCCACGACGAGTTTGCCGGTGGTGCGTTGA
- a CDS encoding GspE/PulE family protein encodes MSTKHATQDRWLDLNDLLRQLVAQGFISQDSAETALNARRRHNANSQLHPLEFIANQHLDDLSRPGKRLDLESLTLWLSQQAGQPYMRIDPLKINVAAVTPLMSYAFAQRHKILAVAVDRDTVTVASAQPYVGSWESDLTHVLKLPVKRVVANPVDIQRLSVEFYRLAKSVSGATTTDQQPSNLSNFEQLLNLGASDQEPDANDAHIVNIVDWLFQYAFQQRASDIHIEPRREQGTVRFRIDGVLHTVYQFPPQVTMAIISRLKNLGRMNVAEKRKPQDGRVKTKTPDGNEVELRLSTLPTAFGEKMVMRIFDPEVLLKDFDQLGFSADDLRRWQDMTRQPNGIILVTGPTGSGKTTTLYTTLKKLATPEVNLCTIEDPIEMVESSFNQMQVQHNIDLSFAAGVRALMRQDPDIIMIGEIRDLETAEMAIQAALTGHLVLSTLHTNDAPSAISRLLELGVPHYLIKATVLGIMAQRLVRTLCSHCKAPLTLDEDDWQTLTRPWQAPLPSNAQQAVGCLECRDTGYRGRAGVYEILQLSDSIKGLIHADTDLLAVRRQAFKEGMRSLRLSGAQKVAAGLTTVEEVLRVTPQSEHK; translated from the coding sequence ATGTCCACCAAACACGCCACTCAGGACCGCTGGCTGGACCTCAATGATCTGCTGCGTCAACTGGTCGCCCAGGGCTTCATCAGCCAGGATTCGGCCGAAACCGCGCTCAATGCCCGGCGACGCCACAACGCCAACAGCCAGCTGCATCCGCTGGAGTTCATCGCCAACCAGCATCTGGACGACCTCAGTCGCCCCGGCAAGCGCCTGGACCTGGAAAGCCTGACGCTGTGGCTGTCACAGCAGGCCGGCCAGCCGTACATGCGCATCGACCCGCTGAAGATCAATGTTGCAGCCGTCACGCCGCTGATGTCCTACGCCTTTGCCCAGCGCCACAAGATCCTGGCGGTGGCCGTCGATCGCGACACCGTCACCGTCGCCAGCGCCCAACCCTATGTCGGCAGTTGGGAATCGGACCTGACCCATGTGCTCAAGCTGCCGGTCAAACGGGTGGTCGCCAACCCCGTGGACATCCAGCGCCTGAGCGTGGAGTTCTATCGCCTCGCCAAATCGGTCAGCGGCGCCACCACGACCGATCAGCAACCGAGCAACCTGAGCAACTTCGAACAGTTGCTCAACCTGGGCGCCAGCGACCAGGAGCCGGACGCCAACGACGCGCATATCGTCAATATCGTCGATTGGCTGTTCCAGTACGCCTTCCAGCAGCGCGCCAGCGATATCCACATCGAGCCGCGTCGCGAGCAGGGCACGGTGCGGTTTCGCATCGACGGGGTGCTGCACACCGTCTATCAGTTCCCGCCCCAGGTGACGATGGCAATCATCAGTCGCCTGAAGAACCTGGGCCGGATGAACGTCGCGGAAAAACGCAAACCCCAGGACGGCCGGGTCAAGACCAAGACCCCGGATGGCAACGAAGTGGAGTTGCGCCTGTCGACATTGCCCACTGCATTTGGCGAAAAAATGGTCATGCGGATCTTCGACCCCGAAGTACTGCTCAAGGATTTCGACCAGCTCGGTTTCTCCGCCGATGACCTGCGCCGCTGGCAGGACATGACGCGCCAGCCCAACGGCATCATCCTGGTGACCGGCCCTACCGGCTCCGGCAAGACCACCACCCTCTACACCACCCTCAAGAAACTGGCGACGCCGGAGGTGAACCTCTGCACCATCGAGGACCCGATCGAGATGGTCGAGTCGTCCTTCAACCAGATGCAGGTGCAGCACAATATTGACCTGAGTTTCGCCGCCGGCGTGCGGGCGCTCATGCGGCAGGACCCGGACATCATCATGATCGGCGAGATCCGCGATCTGGAAACCGCCGAAATGGCGATCCAGGCGGCACTCACCGGGCACCTTGTGCTCTCGACGCTGCATACCAACGATGCACCCAGCGCCATCAGCCGCCTGCTTGAGCTTGGCGTGCCCCACTACCTGATCAAGGCCACAGTCCTCGGGATCATGGCCCAGCGCCTGGTACGCACCCTCTGCTCTCATTGCAAGGCGCCCCTGACCCTGGATGAGGACGACTGGCAAACCCTGACCCGCCCCTGGCAGGCGCCGCTGCCGAGCAATGCCCAACAAGCCGTCGGTTGCCTGGAATGCCGTGATACCGGTTATCGCGGCCGCGCCGGGGTGTACGAAATCCTTCAATTGAGTGACAGCATCAAGGGCCTGATCCACGCCGACACCGATCTGCTGGCGGTACGCCGCCAGGCCTTCAAGGAGGGCATGCGCAGCTTGCGGCTGTCCGGTGCACAGAAAGTCGCCGCCGGGCTGACGACTGTCGAGGAGGTGCTGCGGGTAACACCGCAAAGCGAACACAAGTGA
- a CDS encoding DUF2388 domain-containing protein — MMRLKLAVATLALLSLPVGSAMADTFWRNVISSGATTGSTYLTFKDHKLIVAAQDDAGSFVASDGNIRGPYLEAAMQKVRADNPGLQATDMELANAILAKNAVAQD, encoded by the coding sequence ATCATGCGTCTCAAACTTGCTGTCGCTACCCTAGCCTTGCTGTCTCTTCCTGTTGGCTCGGCAATGGCCGACACGTTTTGGCGTAACGTCATTTCGTCCGGTGCAACCACCGGTTCCACCTACCTGACCTTCAAGGATCACAAGCTGATCGTCGCCGCCCAGGACGACGCCGGCAGTTTCGTCGCCAGTGACGGCAACATCCGCGGCCCATACCTGGAAGCCGCGATGCAGAAGGTCCGTGCCGACAACCCAGGCCTGCAGGCCACCGACATGGAACTGGCCAACGCGATCCTGGCGAAAAACGCCGTCGCCCAGGACTGA
- the gcvH gene encoding glycine cleavage system protein GcvH has product MSDIPAELRFAESHEWARLETDGTVTVGISDHAQEALGDVVFVELPELGKVFEATDAAGVVESVKAASDIYAPVGGEVIAVNEELAGSPELLNSEPYSAWIFKLKPSNANADLGKLLDAAGYKAAIGE; this is encoded by the coding sequence ATGAGTGATATCCCTGCCGAACTGCGTTTTGCCGAAAGTCATGAGTGGGCGCGCCTGGAAACTGACGGTACCGTCACCGTGGGCATTTCCGATCACGCCCAGGAAGCGCTGGGTGATGTGGTGTTCGTCGAGCTGCCGGAGCTCGGTAAGGTTTTTGAAGCCACTGACGCCGCAGGAGTGGTGGAGTCGGTGAAGGCTGCTTCTGACATTTATGCGCCAGTTGGCGGTGAAGTGATCGCTGTCAACGAAGAGCTGGCCGGTTCGCCGGAGCTGTTGAACTCCGAGCCGTACAGCGCCTGGATCTTCAAGCTCAAGCCTTCCAATGCCAATGCTGACCTCGGCAAACTGCTTGATGCAGCGGGCTACAAGGCTGCCATCGGCGAGTGA
- the gcvT gene encoding glycine cleavage system aminomethyltransferase GcvT, producing MGQRTPLYDLHLALGAKMVDFGGWDMPLHYGSQVEEHHQVRRDCGVFDVSHMTVIDVAGTQAKAWLQRLLANDVDRLQGTGGALYSAMLNERGGIVDDMIVYRVDDGYRLVFNASTRDQDLAWMQAQLGKYDVQLRERPELAMLAIQGPQARHKIAELVTQSRGQLILQLKPFVGRADGDWFIARTGYTGEDGLEIVLPAHEAPSFFNDLVGAGISPIGLGARDTLRLEAGMNLYGQDIHQDISPLASNMAWSVAWEPASRQFIGRSALEAELAGGVQHKLVGLVLEERGVLRAHQVVRIADVGEGEITSGSFSPTLSKSIALARVPMATADRAEVEIRGKWYPVRVVKPTFVRHGKTLI from the coding sequence ATGGGACAGCGTACGCCTCTGTATGACCTTCATCTCGCCCTCGGCGCGAAGATGGTCGATTTTGGCGGTTGGGATATGCCTCTGCATTACGGCTCGCAAGTCGAGGAGCACCATCAGGTGCGTCGCGACTGCGGTGTGTTCGATGTATCCCACATGACCGTGATCGACGTCGCCGGAACCCAGGCCAAGGCCTGGTTGCAGCGCTTGCTCGCCAATGACGTCGATCGCTTGCAGGGCACGGGAGGTGCCCTCTACAGCGCCATGCTCAATGAGCGGGGCGGCATCGTTGACGACATGATCGTCTACCGCGTCGACGATGGTTACCGGCTGGTGTTCAACGCCTCGACCCGGGACCAGGATCTGGCCTGGATGCAGGCGCAGCTCGGGAAGTACGACGTGCAACTGCGCGAACGGCCCGAGTTGGCGATGCTGGCCATCCAGGGTCCCCAGGCCCGGCACAAGATTGCCGAGCTGGTCACACAATCCCGTGGTCAGTTGATCCTGCAGCTCAAGCCCTTCGTAGGCCGTGCCGACGGCGACTGGTTCATCGCACGCACCGGCTACACCGGTGAGGATGGCCTGGAAATTGTCCTGCCTGCCCACGAAGCGCCAAGTTTCTTCAATGATCTGGTGGGGGCAGGCATTTCGCCCATTGGCCTCGGCGCTCGCGATACCCTGCGTCTGGAGGCCGGCATGAATCTCTACGGCCAGGACATCCACCAGGACATTTCCCCGCTGGCCTCGAACATGGCCTGGAGCGTTGCCTGGGAGCCGGCGAGCCGTCAGTTCATCGGGCGCAGTGCGCTGGAGGCCGAACTGGCGGGCGGCGTGCAACACAAACTGGTTGGCCTGGTGTTGGAGGAGCGCGGCGTCTTGCGCGCCCATCAGGTGGTTCGCATTGCCGATGTGGGCGAAGGTGAGATCACCAGTGGCAGTTTTTCTCCTACGCTTAGCAAGTCGATCGCCCTGGCACGTGTTCCGATGGCTACCGCCGACCGTGCCGAGGTGGAAATTCGCGGTAAGTGGTACCCGGTACGAGTGGTCAAGCCGACCTTCGTCCGCCATGGTAAAACCCTGATTTAA
- a CDS encoding ABC transporter permease, giving the protein MTHPAQRRWYPLVFAIAALVLLPLSVLLLSWQSIDLQIWSHLWGTQMPRLLGNTLTLIVGVGVGVTVLGVSLAWLTSLCEFPGRRWLDWALMLPFAIPAYVLAFVFVGLLDFAGPVQTLLRDWFGSGLRMPRVRSTGGVILVLVLVFYPYVYLLARSAFLAQGKGLMEAARVLGQSPWQAFWRVALPMARPAIGAGVALALMETLADFGAVSVFNFDTFTTAIYKTWYGFFSLSSAAQLASLLLLAVMLVLYGERRARGAQRASNERPRVKALYALHGLKAVAASGWCLLVFACAFVIPVLQLMVWFWQRGRFDLDERYAGLIVHTLYLGGLAALITVCVALLLAFARRLAPSRAIRAGVGLANLGYALPGSVLAVSIMLAFSYLDRELVIPLSTLFGGAGKPLLLGSLSALLLAYLVRFLAVAYGPLESSLGRIRPSLPEAARSLGVSGPRLFFKVYLPLLLPGTLSAALLVFVDVLKEMPATLLMRPFGWDTLAVRIFEMTSEGEWARAALPALSLVLVGLLPVIGLIRRSAHRS; this is encoded by the coding sequence TTGACCCACCCCGCCCAACGCCGCTGGTACCCCCTGGTCTTCGCCATCGCTGCGCTGGTCCTGTTGCCCTTGAGCGTACTGCTGCTGTCCTGGCAAAGCATCGACCTGCAAATCTGGTCCCACCTGTGGGGCACCCAGATGCCGCGCCTGCTGGGCAACACCCTGACGCTGATTGTGGGCGTGGGGGTGGGTGTGACGGTGCTGGGTGTCAGTCTGGCCTGGCTGACCAGCCTGTGTGAGTTCCCGGGCCGACGTTGGCTCGACTGGGCGTTGATGCTGCCGTTCGCGATTCCTGCCTACGTGCTGGCGTTTGTCTTCGTTGGCCTGCTGGACTTTGCCGGTCCGGTGCAAACCCTGCTGCGTGACTGGTTCGGCAGCGGCCTGCGCATGCCCCGGGTCCGCTCCACCGGCGGGGTCATCCTGGTGCTGGTCCTGGTCTTTTACCCTTACGTGTACCTGCTGGCGCGCAGTGCGTTCCTGGCCCAGGGCAAGGGCTTGATGGAAGCGGCCCGGGTACTCGGGCAATCGCCGTGGCAGGCGTTCTGGCGCGTGGCATTGCCGATGGCCCGGCCGGCCATCGGGGCGGGTGTGGCGCTGGCGTTGATGGAAACCCTGGCGGATTTCGGAGCGGTGTCGGTGTTCAACTTCGACACCTTCACCACCGCCATCTACAAGACCTGGTACGGCTTCTTCAGCCTATCGAGTGCAGCCCAACTGGCCAGCCTGTTGTTGCTGGCGGTGATGCTGGTGCTCTATGGCGAACGCCGCGCCCGAGGCGCCCAACGGGCCAGCAACGAGCGACCCAGGGTCAAGGCCTTGTACGCTTTGCACGGCCTCAAGGCCGTGGCGGCCAGCGGTTGGTGCCTGCTGGTGTTTGCCTGCGCCTTTGTCATCCCGGTCCTGCAACTGATGGTGTGGTTCTGGCAGCGAGGGCGTTTCGACCTGGATGAGCGCTATGCCGGGCTGATCGTCCACACCCTTTACCTGGGTGGCCTGGCCGCGCTGATCACCGTGTGCGTGGCCTTGCTGCTGGCTTTCGCCCGGCGTCTGGCCCCGAGCCGTGCCATTCGCGCCGGCGTGGGGCTGGCGAACCTGGGGTATGCCTTGCCGGGCTCGGTGCTGGCGGTGTCGATCATGCTTGCGTTCAGCTATCTGGACCGCGAACTGGTTATCCCGCTGTCGACGCTGTTCGGCGGCGCGGGCAAACCGTTGCTGCTGGGCAGCCTGTCGGCCTTGTTGCTGGCGTATCTGGTGCGTTTCCTGGCTGTGGCGTATGGGCCACTGGAAAGCAGTCTTGGACGCATCCGCCCATCGCTGCCTGAAGCCGCACGCAGTCTCGGTGTCAGTGGGCCGCGGCTGTTTTTCAAAGTGTATCTGCCGCTGCTGCTGCCCGGCACCTTGAGTGCCGCGTTGCTGGTGTTCGTGGATGTGCTCAAGGAAATGCCCGCGACCCTGCTGATGCGTCCGTTCGGCTGGGACACCCTGGCGGTGCGGATCTTCGAAATGACCAGCGAAGGGGAGTGGGCCCGTGCTGCGCTGCCGGCGCTGAGCCTGGTGCTGGTGGGATTGTTGCCGGTCATCGGATTGATACGACGTTCGGCCCATCGGAGCTGA
- a CDS encoding extracellular solute-binding protein yields the protein MLASKRLLSALALTLIGATAAQAADEVVVYSSRIDELIKPVFDAYTQKTGVSVKFITDKEAPLMQRIKAEGENATADLLLTVDAGNLWQAEQMGILQPFTSAVIDANIPSQYRASSHAWTGLSLRARTIAYSTDRVKPDELTTYEALAGNQWEGRLCLRTSKKVYNQSLTATLIETHGAEKAEQILKGWVRNLSTDVFSDDTALLEAINAGQCDVGIINTYYYGRLHQQKPDLKVKLFWPNQADRGVHINLSGIGLTRHASHPEAAKKLVEWMTTPEAQSIFADVNQEFPANPKVEPSKEVAAWGKFKADTLPVEVAGKRQAEAIRMMDRAGWN from the coding sequence ATGTTGGCATCCAAGCGCCTGCTGTCCGCCCTCGCCTTGACCCTGATCGGCGCCACTGCCGCGCAGGCCGCCGATGAGGTGGTGGTCTATTCCTCGCGCATCGATGAGCTGATCAAGCCGGTCTTCGATGCCTACACCCAAAAGACCGGTGTCTCGGTGAAGTTCATCACCGACAAGGAAGCACCGTTGATGCAGCGCATCAAGGCCGAAGGCGAAAACGCCACGGCCGACCTGCTGCTCACCGTCGATGCCGGCAACCTCTGGCAGGCCGAGCAGATGGGCATCCTCCAGCCGTTCACCTCTGCGGTGATCGACGCCAACATCCCCTCCCAATACCGAGCTTCCTCCCATGCCTGGACCGGCCTGAGCCTGCGGGCACGGACCATTGCCTACTCCACCGACCGGGTCAAACCCGACGAGTTGACCACCTACGAAGCCCTGGCGGGCAATCAATGGGAAGGTCGCCTGTGTCTGCGCACCTCGAAGAAGGTCTACAACCAGTCCCTGACCGCCACCCTGATCGAAACCCACGGTGCGGAAAAAGCCGAGCAGATCCTCAAGGGCTGGGTCAGGAACCTGTCCACCGACGTGTTTTCCGATGACACCGCGTTGCTCGAGGCGATCAACGCCGGGCAGTGCGACGTCGGGATCATCAACACCTACTATTACGGTCGGCTGCACCAGCAGAAGCCGGACCTGAAAGTGAAGCTGTTCTGGCCGAACCAGGCCGACCGGGGCGTGCACATCAACCTCTCGGGCATCGGCCTGACCCGGCACGCGTCACACCCGGAGGCGGCAAAGAAACTGGTGGAGTGGATGACCACGCCTGAGGCGCAAAGCATCTTCGCCGACGTGAACCAGGAGTTCCCGGCCAATCCGAAGGTGGAGCCGTCAAAGGAAGTCGCCGCCTGGGGCAAGTTCAAGGCCGACACGCTGCCGGTAGAGGTGGCGGGTAAACGCCAGGCCGAAGCCATTCGCATGATGGATCGGGCTGGCTGGAACTGA
- a CDS encoding 2-octaprenyl-3-methyl-6-methoxy-1,4-benzoquinol hydroxylase, with product MRADLLIVGAGMVGSALALALQGSGLQVLLLDGSPMSVKPFDPQAAFEPRVSALSTASQRILERLGVWDGIAGRRASPYTDMHVWDGSGTGQIHFSAESLHADALGHIVENRVVQDALLDRLHDCDLGLLANARLEQMRRSGDDWLLTLADGRTLRAPLVIAADGANSAVRRLTGVATREWDYLHHAIVTSVRSARPHRMTAWQRFTDNGPLAFLPLERDGQHDWCSIVWSTTPGEAQRLMALDDAGFCNELERAFEGQLGQVISADPRLCVPLRQRHAKRYVAEGLALIGDAAHTIHPLAGQGVNLGFLDAAVLAEVLLQAAGRGERLADVKVLSRYERRRMPHNLALMAAMEGFERLFQADPLPVRWLRNTGLKLVDRLPEAKALFVREALGLSGDLPDLAKA from the coding sequence TTGCGTGCAGATCTGCTGATTGTCGGTGCCGGTATGGTCGGCAGCGCCCTGGCGCTGGCGTTGCAGGGCAGCGGCTTGCAGGTGTTGTTGCTCGACGGCAGCCCGATGAGCGTCAAGCCCTTCGATCCCCAGGCAGCCTTCGAGCCCCGGGTCAGTGCCCTGTCGACGGCCAGCCAGCGGATCCTCGAGCGTCTTGGCGTCTGGGACGGCATCGCTGGGCGCCGTGCCAGTCCCTACACCGACATGCACGTGTGGGACGGCAGTGGCACCGGGCAGATTCATTTTTCCGCTGAAAGCCTGCATGCCGACGCCCTGGGGCACATCGTTGAAAACCGTGTGGTGCAGGACGCGTTGCTGGACCGGTTGCATGATTGCGACCTGGGCCTGCTGGCCAATGCGCGGCTCGAGCAGATGCGTCGTTCCGGCGATGACTGGCTGCTGACCCTGGCCGACGGTCGTACCCTGCGGGCTCCGCTGGTCATTGCCGCCGACGGCGCGAATTCCGCCGTGCGCCGCCTGACGGGGGTTGCCACCCGCGAGTGGGATTACCTGCACCATGCCATCGTCACCAGCGTGCGCAGCGCCCGGCCCCATCGAATGACCGCGTGGCAGCGCTTCACCGACAACGGCCCGCTGGCTTTCCTGCCGCTGGAGCGCGATGGCCAGCACGATTGGTGTTCGATCGTCTGGTCCACGACCCCAGGCGAGGCGCAGCGCTTGATGGCACTGGATGACGCTGGTTTCTGCAACGAGCTGGAGCGGGCCTTCGAAGGCCAGCTCGGCCAGGTAATCAGCGCCGACCCGCGCCTGTGCGTACCGCTGCGCCAGCGCCACGCCAAGCGCTACGTGGCCGAGGGCCTGGCGTTGATCGGTGATGCGGCCCACACCATTCACCCGCTGGCCGGGCAGGGCGTGAACCTGGGTTTTCTCGACGCTGCTGTGCTGGCCGAGGTGCTGCTGCAGGCGGCCGGACGGGGTGAGCGGCTGGCGGACGTCAAGGTGCTGAGCCGCTACGAGCGACGTCGCATGCCCCACAACCTGGCGCTGATGGCGGCGATGGAAGGTTTCGAGCGGCTGTTCCAGGCCGATCCACTGCCGGTGCGCTGGCTGCGCAACACCGGGTTGAAGCTGGTGGACCGCCTGCCCGAGGCCAAGGCGCTGTTCGTGCGCGAGGCGTTGGGGTTGAGCGGGGATCTGCCGGACTTGGCCAAGGCCTGA